The genomic stretch CCTGCGCGGCGCGCTGGGGGGCGCGCTGGTGGTCGTGGCGACCGTGCTCAGCCAGCGGGCGGACGCCCCGCACGCCGAGACGCCGTCCGTGCAGGTGGAGTGACCCGGACCCCGGTGGACAGGTGTGCAGACGCGTTCAGCCCGGGCAGGCTCGGAGAGCGGCGTAGCAGGGTGGGGAGAAGCACACCGCAGTCCTCAGGACGGCGCTGGCTGTGGCAGGACCCCCGGGGCGTTCAGCCTGCCCCGGGGGTCCTCTGCCGTTCGGTTCAGCGGCGGGTCTGGTCGGGGATCAGCAGGGTCTTCACGGCGGCGTTGCCGGACCACACGCCCCGCAGGCCGTTCTGGAGGGCGCTGCCGCGCACGGCGGTGTACAGCGCGGGCGGCAGGCTGACCGAGGGGTACACGCCGCGCGAGCCGCGCGCGTCCACCTGCACGTCCAGGGGGAAACTCAGGGCCAGCGTGGCGATCAGGACGCCGCCGAGCGCGAAGCCGCCCAGCGCGCCCGCCCCGAGGTGCCAGGGCTGGTCCAGCGGGTTCTGGATGCGGTGGGTGACGGCAGTGCCGACGCCCACGGCGATCGCCGCGCCGATGATCAGGGCGACCGGGGCGTTGCCGCTCAGGGAATTGGCCAGGAAGCAGGCGGCGACGCCGCCCAGCCCCCACGCGAGCCCACCCAGGCCGCGCCTGGCGCCGAGGGCGGTCACGGCCGCCCAGAGGGTCACGAGCAGCGCATCGAACCAGGTGATCACGCCTCGCAGTGTACAGGGACCCGCCTGACAAATCTCTGCGGTTTTGCCGTGTGGGGGCTGGGTGGGGGGCGTTGGGGGCTTTCCTCCCGGTGTGGGGCGCGCCGCTGCCCTAGACTGGGCACATGATTCGCGTCTTGCTCGTGGATGATCACGCGCTGTTCCGTCAGGGACTGCGCAGCCTGCTGGAGTCCGAGGGAATGCGCGTGATCGGCGAGGCCGCCAACGGCCGCGAGGCGATCCGGTACGCGGCGGACACGCATCCGGACGTGATCCTGATGGACATCCAGATGCCGGACCTGGACGGCGTGAAGGCCACGCAGAGCATCCTGGAGATCGACCCGAACGCCCGGGTGATCATGATCACGATGTACCGCCAGGACCGCTACGTGTTCGAGGCCGTGAAGGCCGGGGCGCGCGGCTACGTCCTGAAGGACGCGGACGCCGCGACGCTGCTGGACGTGATCCGCCGCGTGGCGGCCGGCGAGGCCCTGCTGGACCCCGAGATGGCGCAGAACGTTCTGGACGACTTCCGCGACAAGCGCGAGGAGCTGCCCAGCGAGAAGCATGCGGACCTGAACGAACGCGAGACGATGATCCTGAAGCTGCTCGCGCAGGGCTTCTCGAATCAGGACATCGCGCTGCGGCTGGACATCAGCGAGAAGACGGTCCGCAACCGCCTGTCGGAGATCTTCACGAAGTTGCAGCTGAACAACCGCACGCAGGCGGCGCTGTACGCGATCCGCGAGGGCATCGCCAACCTTGAGTAAGAACCGCCGCGTGGGACCGGGGGCGCCCGTGAAACCGGTGACGTTCCGTGCCGGGTGTGGCCGCGAGTGGAGCCTCCCCAGTGCCGAGGCGGACCTGGCGTACACCGAGCAGGCGTTCCCGGAGTGCCCCACCTGCGAGCACCGGGTGGAACCGGACGGCGCGCCGCCCTTCTGCACGCTGCGCCCGGTGGGCACCGCGCATCCGTTCGCGGCGCTGGCCGGGCTGGACCTGCCGGAGTGACCGGCGGGGCAGGGGAGAGGGGAGCCGGGGAGAGGCTGGCGGCCTTTCAGGCGCATCTGGCAGCGTCGGGCTTTGCCGGCACGGTGGGGCTGCGGGTCACGGACGTGACGGGTGCGGAGCTGATCGCCTGGAACGCGGAGCGGGTGTTCCCGGCGGCGAGTACCATCAAGGTGCCGCTGCTGGTGCTGGCCCTTCAGGAGGCGCAGGCGGGCCGCCTGGACCTGTCGGCCCGGGTGACCATGCAGCCCGGAGACCGCGTGCCGGGGGCGGGCGTCCTGCACGATCTGGATGGCGGACTGGCCCTGACGTGGCGGGACGTGCTGACCCTGATGATCGTCGTGAGCGACAACACCGCCACGAACCTCGTGATCGCGCGGCTGGGCGTGGACGCCGTGAACGCGTGGCTGGCGGCGCAGGGCCTGACGGGCACGCGGCTGGTCGGAAAGTTGCAGTTGCCCCCCGGGCAGCGCAACGAGGCGCAGCGCCGCGGTGAGCGCAACGCCACCACCGCACGCGACCAGACGGCGCTGCTGCGCGCCCTGGTGGCCGGGGATGTGCTGGACGAGGCGCATACGGCGCTGGCGCTGGACATCCTGGGACGGCAGCAGTACCGCGACCTGATCGCCCGGCATGTGCCCTGTGGCCCGGACGGGGAGCGCCTGTACCGGAGCGCCACGAAGAGCGGCGAGCTGCTGGGCGTTCACCATGACGTCGGCGTGCTGTTCACGCCCCGCCCCCTGCTCGTGGGCCTCCTCTCCGAGGGTGGGGTGGATCCGCGTGAGCACCCCGAGAACGCCGACGTGCGGACGCTGGCGGGTGCCCTGTGGCCGCTCCTGGCAGCGCTGGGCGGAGACCCGGGGGCCGGGGACATTTAACCGGTCGGTAAGGGGCACCATGAAGGGTGCCGAAGTCTGGCGGGCAGCCCCAAGAAGCGCGGCTGGGCGCATGTTCGGTGCGTGGTATGCTGACCCGTATTAGGCCACCTGAGAGCAGGGTTTCCATCCGCGACACGGCGGGAAATAACTGGCCACTTCATGCTTAGGGAGAGGGAAAGTGGAAAGAAACGACGCTGTCATGCCCTGGGTCGCCATTGTCAGTGCGGCCATCATGTGGATCATCCTGCTGTTCCTGTTCAACAAGGAAACGGCGCCAGAGCCTGTGGTGGTGGACCCGGCGGTCGTGGCGAATATCAGTAAGGAGTGGCCGACAGTCGGGAAGCAGGTCTTCACGACCGCATGCGCCGGCTGCCACGGTGCAGAAGGCCAGGGGGGCGTCGGCCCGAAACTGGCCGGCGACGAGAAACTGACCAAGGATCCCGTCTACGTGCACACCGTCATCACCAAGGGCAAGGGCGCCATGCCCGCGCAGACGCAGCTGGCCGAGAACGAAGTGTACGCCGTGGCGAACTACGTCCTGAACTCCTGGGGCAACAAGGTCGAGGAACCCCTGACCCCGGCCACCGTGGCCGCCGGTCAGACCAAGATCGACCCGGAAGTCC from Deinococcus soli (ex Cha et al. 2016) encodes the following:
- a CDS encoding c-type cytochrome, encoding MPWVAIVSAAIMWIILLFLFNKETAPEPVVVDPAVVANISKEWPTVGKQVFTTACAGCHGAEGQGGVGPKLAGDEKLTKDPVYVHTVITKGKGAMPAQTQLAENEVYAVANYVLNSWGNKVEEPLTPATVAAGQTKIDPEVLKNRSRFVPDHIKLPEIFLATFVMVLLTYGLIGLYSVWAEGLELHPGIHKVRSTPLATLGIITTLGLTVMFAVLFVRQMVTDFAGWAAAEPVTPNVTAEGFYAAMVLLMLAASVALYKKYFMDGEVLVEDASGEFPW
- a CDS encoding response regulator; amino-acid sequence: MIRVLLVDDHALFRQGLRSLLESEGMRVIGEAANGREAIRYAADTHPDVILMDIQMPDLDGVKATQSILEIDPNARVIMITMYRQDRYVFEAVKAGARGYVLKDADAATLLDVIRRVAAGEALLDPEMAQNVLDDFRDKREELPSEKHADLNERETMILKLLAQGFSNQDIALRLDISEKTVRNRLSEIFTKLQLNNRTQAALYAIREGIANLE
- a CDS encoding serine hydrolase — translated: MAAFQAHLAASGFAGTVGLRVTDVTGAELIAWNAERVFPAASTIKVPLLVLALQEAQAGRLDLSARVTMQPGDRVPGAGVLHDLDGGLALTWRDVLTLMIVVSDNTATNLVIARLGVDAVNAWLAAQGLTGTRLVGKLQLPPGQRNEAQRRGERNATTARDQTALLRALVAGDVLDEAHTALALDILGRQQYRDLIARHVPCGPDGERLYRSATKSGELLGVHHDVGVLFTPRPLLVGLLSEGGVDPREHPENADVRTLAGALWPLLAALGGDPGAGDI